One Pseudonocardia abyssalis DNA segment encodes these proteins:
- the ilvA gene encoding threonine ammonia-lyase IlvA — protein sequence MTPDAFAGSVAEAAQRLAGVARTTPLQRSARLSDATGAHVWLKREDLQVGRSYKVRGAYNLLAGLGAGERGAGAVCASAGNHGQGVAYACARLGIRGRVHVPRTTPRQKRERIAALGGGAVELIVDGDTYDEAAAAAAEHAARTGATVVPAFDDLRTIAGQGTVAMEILDQLAQAPDVVVVPVGGGGLLAGVGTWLASQHPGVRVIGVEPSGAASMTVALTSGAPEALVELDTFVDGAAVRRVGDVSFPLVRDSGAELVTVDEGRVCTEMLDLYQVDGIIAEPAGALACAALDGLDLPAGATVVSLLSGGNNDVSRYAEVVERSLVHRGLKHYFLVEFPQEPGALRRFLDEVLGPDDDIVLFEYVKRDNRETGAALCGIELASREGYEPLWKRMEASPLKIQLVAPGTAAYRFLV from the coding sequence GTGACCCCCGACGCCTTCGCCGGATCCGTCGCCGAGGCCGCGCAACGGCTCGCCGGCGTCGCCCGCACCACCCCGCTGCAGCGCAGCGCCCGGCTCTCCGACGCCACCGGCGCCCACGTGTGGCTCAAGCGCGAGGATCTGCAGGTCGGGCGCTCCTACAAGGTGCGCGGCGCCTACAACCTGCTCGCCGGGCTCGGTGCCGGCGAGCGCGGGGCAGGCGCCGTCTGCGCCAGCGCGGGCAACCACGGCCAGGGTGTGGCGTACGCGTGCGCGCGCCTGGGCATCCGCGGCCGCGTCCACGTCCCGCGTACGACACCGCGCCAGAAGCGCGAGCGGATCGCGGCACTCGGCGGCGGGGCGGTCGAGCTGATCGTCGACGGCGACACCTACGACGAGGCCGCGGCCGCCGCGGCCGAGCACGCGGCCCGCACGGGCGCCACCGTCGTCCCCGCCTTCGACGACCTGCGCACGATCGCCGGGCAGGGCACGGTCGCGATGGAGATCCTCGACCAGCTCGCGCAGGCCCCCGACGTCGTCGTGGTACCGGTGGGCGGGGGCGGGCTGCTCGCCGGCGTCGGCACCTGGCTCGCGTCGCAGCACCCCGGCGTGCGGGTGATCGGGGTGGAGCCCTCGGGCGCCGCGAGCATGACCGTGGCGCTGACCTCCGGCGCACCGGAGGCGCTCGTCGAGCTGGACACCTTCGTCGACGGCGCGGCGGTGCGGCGCGTCGGCGACGTCAGCTTCCCGCTGGTGCGCGACAGTGGCGCCGAGCTCGTCACCGTCGACGAGGGGCGCGTGTGCACCGAGATGCTCGACCTCTACCAGGTCGACGGCATCATCGCCGAGCCCGCGGGGGCGCTGGCCTGCGCCGCGCTCGACGGGCTCGACCTGCCGGCGGGCGCGACGGTCGTCAGCCTGCTCTCCGGTGGCAACAACGACGTGAGCCGCTACGCCGAGGTCGTGGAGCGCTCGCTGGTGCACCGCGGGCTCAAGCACTACTTCCTCGTCGAGTTCCCGCAGGAGCCCGGCGCGCTGCGCCGCTTCCTCGACGAGGTCCTGGGCCCCGACGACGACATCGTGCTGTTCGAGTACGTCAAGCGCGACAACCGCGAGACCGGTGCGGCGCTGTGCGGCATCGAGCTGGCGTCGCGTGAGGGGTACGAGCCGCTGTGGAAGCGGATGGAGGCGAGCCCGCTGAAGATCCAGCTGGTGGCGCCGGGCACCGCGGCGTACCGGTTCCTGGTCTGA
- a CDS encoding MBL fold metallo-hydrolase, which translates to MHLTVLGAQAGVPRHGRPSSGYLVSDAGTTVLLDCGPGVATALSGLGVRLDAVVVSHLHLDHVHDLIVLAKQLVTERAPVPLLLVPDGARELFETWQSLFPVPTFPLLDRPFRRAFDIRGHEPVRVGGLALSTHPVAHAVAAVGVRVEGPDATLAYTGDTGVCDGLLLLARDADLLLAEATLDAPDTGSHGHLCAADAARAASAAGVRALALTHLPDGSHSTVTARRAAAAAHFTGPVHIVRPGQTLPC; encoded by the coding sequence GTGCACCTCACCGTCCTCGGCGCCCAGGCGGGCGTCCCCCGGCACGGCCGGCCCAGCTCCGGCTACCTCGTCTCCGACGCCGGCACGACGGTGCTGCTCGACTGCGGCCCCGGCGTCGCCACCGCGCTGTCCGGGCTCGGCGTGCGACTCGACGCGGTCGTCGTCAGCCACCTGCACCTCGATCACGTCCACGACCTGATCGTCCTGGCGAAGCAGCTGGTCACCGAGCGGGCGCCGGTGCCGCTGCTGCTCGTGCCCGACGGCGCGCGCGAGCTGTTCGAGACCTGGCAGTCGCTGTTCCCGGTACCGACGTTCCCGCTGCTCGACCGCCCGTTCCGGCGGGCGTTCGACATCCGCGGGCACGAGCCGGTGCGGGTCGGGGGCCTCGCGCTGTCGACGCACCCGGTGGCGCACGCCGTCGCCGCCGTCGGCGTCCGGGTCGAGGGGCCGGATGCGACGCTGGCCTACACCGGTGACACCGGCGTCTGCGACGGCCTGCTCCTGCTCGCCCGCGACGCCGACCTGCTGCTCGCCGAGGCCACCCTCGACGCGCCCGACACCGGCTCGCACGGCCACCTCTGCGCCGCCGACGCCGCCCGCGCGGCATCCGCGGCCGGGGTGCGTGCCCTCGCCCTGACCCACCTGCCCGACGGCTCCCACTCCACCGTCACCGCCCGCCGCGCCGCCGCGGCGGCGCACTTCACCGGCCCGGTCCACATCGTCCGGCCCGGCCAGACCCTCCCGTGCTGA
- a CDS encoding ABC transporter substrate-binding protein, which translates to MKRSLPAAVAAAALVLTACGGPSADGPVEIGFLSYNYGTPDLGGAGMAQLVDTFEAEHPGIRIVPRGVPTAEVLTTLRAETAAGSPPAVAQIGWSKMAEAYASLPVTAVQEIAPPDQWAEHTAGMAQNVLAAVADDGVVRAMPFGMSVPALFYNADLFRAAGLDPDRPPTTIAEVQAAALAIRATGNEGVYVAIADAGKSDYLTQSVVNSAGGALVDGDAVTVDSPEAVAGLTAVAALTATGAQPAIAAADAVAQFGGGRLGMLVVSTAVLGGLERSAEGVFELRATGFPRFGDGPARPTYSGAGLAVLTDDPREQAAAWEFIRFLTSDRGFTTLAETIGYLPLRPAVAGAADPRLAASLAQLEEVTPYTAFPGENANQAVVALQDEAVEPIVLRGADPSTTLRAVAERIRALTAS; encoded by the coding sequence GTGAAGAGATCCCTGCCGGCCGCGGTCGCCGCGGCCGCACTCGTCCTGACCGCGTGCGGCGGGCCGTCCGCCGACGGGCCCGTCGAGATCGGGTTCCTGTCCTACAACTACGGCACACCGGACCTGGGCGGCGCCGGGATGGCGCAGCTCGTCGACACCTTCGAGGCCGAGCACCCCGGCATCCGGATCGTGCCGCGCGGCGTGCCCACCGCCGAGGTGCTGACGACGCTGCGCGCGGAGACCGCCGCGGGCTCGCCGCCCGCCGTCGCGCAGATCGGCTGGAGCAAGATGGCCGAGGCCTACGCGTCGCTGCCGGTCACCGCAGTGCAGGAGATCGCCCCGCCGGACCAGTGGGCCGAGCACACCGCGGGGATGGCGCAGAACGTGCTCGCCGCCGTCGCCGACGACGGGGTGGTGCGGGCGATGCCGTTCGGGATGTCGGTACCCGCGCTGTTCTACAACGCCGACCTGTTCCGCGCGGCCGGTCTCGACCCGGACCGCCCGCCCACCACGATCGCCGAGGTGCAGGCCGCGGCGCTCGCGATCCGGGCGACCGGCAACGAGGGCGTCTACGTCGCGATCGCCGACGCCGGCAAGTCCGACTACCTGACGCAGTCGGTCGTCAACTCCGCCGGAGGGGCGCTCGTCGACGGTGACGCGGTGACCGTCGACTCGCCCGAGGCGGTCGCGGGGCTCACCGCCGTCGCCGCGCTCACCGCGACCGGTGCGCAGCCGGCGATCGCGGCCGCCGACGCCGTCGCGCAGTTCGGTGGCGGGCGGCTCGGGATGCTCGTCGTCAGCACCGCGGTGCTGGGCGGGCTGGAGCGGTCCGCGGAGGGTGTGTTCGAGCTGCGTGCCACCGGCTTCCCCCGCTTCGGCGACGGCCCCGCGCGCCCGACCTACTCCGGCGCCGGGCTGGCCGTCCTCACCGACGACCCGCGGGAGCAGGCCGCGGCGTGGGAGTTCATCCGGTTCCTCACCAGCGACCGCGGGTTCACCACGCTGGCGGAGACGATCGGGTACCTCCCGCTGCGCCCCGCCGTCGCCGGGGCCGCCGACCCGCGGCTCGCTGCGTCGTTGGCGCAGCTCGAGGAGGTGACGCCCTACACCGCGTTCCCCGGCGAGAACGCCAACCAGGCGGTCGTGGCGCTGCAGGACGAGGCCGTCGAGCCGATCGTGCTGCGCGGCGCCGACCCGTCGACGACGCTGCGCGCGGTCGCCGAGCGCATCCGCGCGCTGACGGCGTCGTGA
- a CDS encoding carbohydrate ABC transporter permease, whose product MTGARPYLAPLVLALAVWVYGPLVWTGALSLLDWDLTSPDPEFVGWGNFAALAADPRFADAVARTGLYVLGMLPFATVVPLGLAILLWRRPGRASHVYRALLFAPVVLAPVATAISWRFVLHPLQGVANTVLGALGLPTPNWLGDPATALPVIVAITAGKIVALNLLLFGAALAGLDRRLVDAARVEGATEAEITRHVVLPQLTRTTAGLALLCVVVAGQWVFTNVALLTDGGPDGSTDNVYHWLYTTGFTFFDAGRASAAAVVVLAALALLFGAGALLRRRAS is encoded by the coding sequence GTGACGGGCGCGCGTCCCTACCTCGCGCCGCTGGTCCTCGCGCTGGCGGTGTGGGTCTACGGGCCGCTGGTCTGGACCGGTGCGTTGAGCCTCCTGGACTGGGACCTCACCTCGCCCGACCCCGAGTTCGTCGGCTGGGGCAACTTCGCGGCACTGGCCGCCGACCCGCGGTTCGCCGACGCGGTCGCCCGCACCGGCCTCTACGTCCTGGGGATGCTGCCGTTCGCGACCGTCGTGCCGCTGGGCCTGGCGATCCTGCTGTGGCGACGCCCGGGACGGGCGAGCCACGTCTACCGGGCGCTGCTGTTCGCGCCGGTGGTCCTCGCGCCGGTGGCGACGGCGATCTCCTGGCGGTTCGTCCTGCACCCGCTGCAGGGGGTGGCCAACACCGTCCTCGGCGCGCTGGGCCTGCCCACGCCGAACTGGCTCGGGGACCCGGCGACGGCGCTGCCGGTGATCGTCGCGATCACGGCGGGCAAGATCGTCGCGCTCAACCTGCTGCTGTTCGGGGCCGCGCTGGCCGGGCTCGACCGGCGCCTGGTCGACGCGGCACGGGTGGAGGGGGCCACCGAGGCCGAGATCACCCGGCACGTCGTGCTGCCGCAGCTCACGCGGACGACGGCGGGGCTCGCGCTGCTCTGCGTCGTCGTCGCCGGGCAGTGGGTCTTCACGAACGTCGCCCTGCTCACCGACGGCGGCCCGGACGGCAGCACCGACAACGTCTACCACTGGCTCTACACGACCGGGTTCACGTTCTTCGACGCCGGCCGGGCGTCCGCCGCGGCCGTGGTCGTCCTCGCCGCGCTCGCGCTGCTGTTCGGCGCGGGCGCGCTCCTGCGCCGGAGGGCTTCGTGA
- a CDS encoding carbohydrate ABC transporter permease: MRRATWHLVLGGAAALTLFPVAWAFLTSLRPANRIFEVGPTAVTLDNYTEALTAFPIGGLLWNTFLTAAAVTAGQLAVAVLAAYGLVRFRVRSARWIVLAVTVSLLVPPQALLVPQFLLAAELGWRDTLAGLVVPQLAQCGLAVLLLREHVRAVPASLLHAADLEGSRAGETLRFVVLPMLAPALGAVGILVFITTWNEFLWPALVAPSPEHTTIQAGLALFGNQEGPNFGPLLAAAVLACLPVLAAYLVASRRITDAFLGAGVR; this comes from the coding sequence GTGAGGCGGGCGACGTGGCATCTCGTGCTCGGCGGGGCCGCGGCCCTGACCCTGTTCCCCGTGGCCTGGGCGTTCCTGACGTCGTTGCGCCCGGCCAACCGGATCTTCGAGGTGGGCCCGACCGCCGTCACGCTGGACAACTACACCGAGGCGCTCACCGCGTTCCCGATCGGCGGGCTGCTCTGGAACACGTTCCTCACCGCGGCCGCGGTGACGGCCGGGCAGCTCGCGGTGGCGGTCCTCGCGGCGTACGGGCTGGTGCGGTTCCGGGTGCGCTCGGCCCGCTGGATCGTGCTCGCGGTGACGGTGTCGCTGCTGGTGCCGCCGCAGGCGCTGCTCGTGCCGCAGTTCCTGCTCGCCGCGGAGCTGGGCTGGCGGGACACCCTCGCCGGGCTGGTCGTGCCGCAGCTCGCGCAGTGCGGGCTCGCGGTGCTGCTGCTGCGCGAGCACGTCCGGGCCGTGCCGGCGAGCCTGCTGCACGCCGCCGACCTGGAGGGCTCGCGGGCGGGCGAGACGCTGCGGTTCGTCGTGCTTCCGATGCTGGCGCCCGCGCTCGGCGCCGTCGGGATCCTGGTGTTCATCACGACCTGGAACGAGTTCCTGTGGCCCGCTCTGGTCGCGCCGAGCCCGGAGCACACGACCATCCAGGCGGGGCTCGCGCTGTTCGGCAACCAGGAGGGCCCCAACTTCGGCCCGCTGCTGGCCGCCGCGGTGCTCGCCTGCCTGCCGGTGCTCGCGGCGTACCTGGTGGCGTCGCGCCGGATCACCGACGCGTTCCTGGGGGCGGGGGTCCGATGA
- a CDS encoding ABC transporter ATP-binding protein — MSVRLTGVRRTHGPVVALDVDDLEIPAGSLTVVVGPSGCGKSTLLSLVAGLAAPDTGRIHLGGADVTDRPPGERDVAMVFQDFALFPHMTVEQNVSFGLRLARRHGHGPDRAEIARRVGQACERLGLAGLESRRPGELSGGERQRVALARAIVRRRAVLLLDEPLSSLDAQLRTRARAELVRLHRELGATVVLVTHDQAEALSVATHLVVMRGGRVVQAGPPREVYGRPAELFVGEFLGGLNLHDRDGLRLAWRPAEGRLVATGSVCVDGDEGFDGTVDVVEFTGDGRIVHCTGPDGRWAVAGPGPDPVVGERVRVHVPAAALHRFDATTGARSRPRHRDVGSPS; from the coding sequence ATGAGCGTGCGGTTGACCGGGGTCCGGCGGACGCACGGGCCGGTCGTGGCGCTCGACGTCGACGACCTGGAGATCCCCGCCGGTTCGCTGACGGTCGTCGTGGGGCCGTCGGGGTGCGGGAAGTCGACGCTGCTGTCGCTGGTGGCGGGGCTGGCCGCGCCCGACACCGGCCGGATCCACCTCGGCGGCGCCGACGTCACCGACCGCCCGCCGGGGGAGCGCGACGTCGCGATGGTGTTCCAGGACTTCGCGCTGTTCCCGCACATGACCGTCGAGCAGAACGTGTCGTTCGGGCTGCGGCTGGCCCGACGGCACGGGCACGGGCCCGACCGGGCGGAGATCGCGCGACGTGTCGGGCAGGCGTGTGAGCGGCTCGGCCTCGCGGGGTTGGAGAGCCGCCGACCGGGCGAGCTGTCCGGCGGTGAGCGCCAGCGCGTGGCCCTGGCCAGGGCGATCGTGCGGCGTCGGGCGGTCCTGCTGCTCGACGAGCCGCTCTCCAGCCTCGACGCCCAGCTCCGCACGCGGGCCCGCGCCGAGCTGGTGCGGCTGCACCGCGAGCTGGGCGCGACGGTCGTCCTCGTCACCCACGACCAGGCCGAGGCGCTGTCGGTGGCCACGCACCTCGTCGTCATGCGCGGGGGGCGGGTGGTGCAGGCGGGTCCGCCGCGCGAGGTCTACGGGCGTCCGGCGGAGCTGTTCGTCGGGGAGTTCCTGGGCGGTCTGAACCTGCACGACCGCGACGGGCTCCGGCTCGCCTGGCGTCCGGCGGAGGGGCGGCTGGTCGCGACCGGATCGGTGTGTGTGGACGGTGACGAGGGGTTCGACGGGACGGTCGACGTCGTCGAGTTCACCGGCGACGGACGGATCGTGCACTGCACCGGACCGGACGGCCGGTGGGCCGTCGCCGGTCCGGGCCCCGACCCGGTGGTGGGCGAACGCGTCCGGGTGCACGTGCCGGCCGCGGCACTGCACCGGTTCGACGCGACGACCGGCGCCCGTTCACGTCCGCGCCACCGGGACGTCGGATCGCCGTCGTAG
- a CDS encoding UBP-type zinc finger domain-containing protein, with translation MTTIDPSIPPSGPGCLDCDAAGGWWVHLRRCAQCGHVGCCDSSPAQHATAHWNATGHPVVRSYEPGEDWFWDYATGTAADGPELAPPLHHPADQTAPGPAGRVPADWRSHIH, from the coding sequence GTGACGACCATCGACCCGAGCATCCCGCCCAGCGGCCCCGGCTGCCTCGACTGCGACGCGGCCGGCGGCTGGTGGGTGCACCTGCGCCGCTGCGCGCAGTGCGGCCACGTCGGCTGCTGCGACTCCTCCCCCGCCCAGCACGCCACCGCACACTGGAACGCCACCGGGCACCCGGTCGTCCGCAGCTACGAGCCGGGCGAGGACTGGTTCTGGGACTACGCGACGGGCACCGCGGCCGACGGACCCGAGCTCGCTCCCCCGCTGCACCACCCCGCGGACCAGACCGCGCCCGGCCCCGCCGGACGGGTGCCCGCCGACTGGCGCTCGCACATCCACTGA
- a CDS encoding oxygenase MpaB family protein: MDRHHWLRRIEELDPVADAVEIYGISATHEFPWDYNQSLSFALFRTYAVPSIGRLLAETGEFTERVQKRYDDTTLILDAVLEHGHASPQGRSAIRRMNQMHGAYDISNADFLYVLATFVVVPIRWIDDMGWRRLSEHERIAAAHNYRELGKLMGMKDIPETHREFATYMDDYEREHFGYDPGARAVADATLGLFATFPPNHLAPEKVVTRFSYGLMDDALRDAFRYPRIPAWEQRAARAAVRARSAVVRRMRPREEPRFARELPNVRSYPDGYDVSTLGTFPRGCPVPHGPS, translated from the coding sequence ATGGACCGACACCACTGGCTGCGTCGCATCGAAGAGCTCGACCCCGTCGCCGACGCCGTCGAGATCTACGGGATCAGCGCGACCCACGAGTTCCCGTGGGACTACAACCAGTCGCTGTCGTTCGCGCTGTTCCGCACCTACGCGGTGCCGAGCATCGGGCGCCTGCTCGCGGAGACCGGCGAGTTCACCGAGCGCGTGCAGAAACGCTACGACGACACCACGCTGATCCTCGACGCCGTGCTGGAGCACGGGCACGCCAGCCCGCAGGGCCGTTCGGCGATCCGGCGGATGAACCAGATGCACGGCGCGTACGACATCTCCAACGCCGACTTCCTCTACGTCCTGGCCACGTTCGTCGTCGTGCCCATCCGGTGGATCGACGACATGGGGTGGCGGCGCCTCTCGGAGCACGAGCGGATCGCTGCCGCGCACAACTACCGCGAGCTCGGGAAGCTCATGGGGATGAAGGACATCCCGGAGACCCACCGGGAGTTCGCGACCTACATGGACGACTACGAGCGCGAGCACTTCGGCTACGACCCGGGCGCCCGCGCCGTCGCCGACGCCACGCTCGGGCTGTTCGCGACGTTCCCGCCCAACCACCTCGCCCCGGAGAAGGTCGTCACCCGCTTCTCCTACGGCCTGATGGACGACGCGCTGCGCGACGCCTTCCGCTACCCCCGCATCCCGGCCTGGGAGCAGCGCGCGGCCCGGGCCGCGGTCCGGGCCCGCAGCGCCGTGGTGCGGCGGATGCGGCCGCGGGAGGAGCCGAGGTTCGCTCGCGAGCTCCCCAACGTCCGCAGCTACCCCGACGGCTACGACGTCTCGACCCTGGGCACCTTCCCCCGAGGCTGCCCGGTCCCGCACGGCCCGTCCTGA
- a CDS encoding LacI family DNA-binding transcriptional regulator, giving the protein MSARPTLATVAARAGVSPSTASLAFSGSPRVAPPTRERVLTAAAELGYAGPDPIAASLRRGRSGVIGAFVGERLLYAFRDPVAVQLLDGITEVLGAHDVGLLLLAGDTGRPSTAQIARIPLDAAIFATCGLEDDPALDLLLTRGVPVVAVEGPAVAGVVLVDIDDRSGTADLARHLHGLGHHRVEVVAMPLRLDGRRGPVDGARRGRAHYRDVRHRLEGVEDVFGAVPAFETASNAVDEGVHAGRVLLDVPAARRPTAVIAQSDILAAGVLQAAAELGLEVPGDVSVAGFDGADLPWLGATRLTTVVQPTDEKGRRAAQAAMDLADGLHPEDTLLPVALRIGTTTGPPPP; this is encoded by the coding sequence GTGAGCGCCCGCCCGACCCTGGCCACCGTGGCCGCGCGCGCCGGGGTGTCGCCGTCGACGGCGTCACTCGCGTTCTCCGGCAGCCCGCGGGTCGCCCCACCGACCCGCGAGCGCGTGCTGACGGCCGCCGCCGAGCTGGGCTACGCCGGCCCCGACCCGATCGCGGCCTCCCTACGCCGCGGCCGCAGCGGCGTCATCGGGGCGTTCGTCGGCGAGCGCCTGCTCTACGCGTTCCGCGACCCGGTCGCCGTCCAACTGCTCGACGGCATCACCGAGGTCCTCGGCGCACACGACGTCGGACTGCTGCTCCTCGCCGGCGACACCGGCCGCCCGTCGACCGCGCAGATCGCCCGGATCCCGCTCGACGCCGCGATCTTCGCGACCTGCGGTCTCGAGGACGACCCCGCGCTCGACCTGCTGCTCACCCGCGGCGTGCCCGTCGTCGCCGTCGAGGGGCCGGCGGTGGCCGGGGTGGTCCTCGTCGACATCGACGACCGCTCCGGCACCGCCGACCTCGCCCGCCACCTGCACGGGCTCGGGCACCACCGCGTCGAGGTCGTCGCGATGCCGCTGCGGCTCGACGGGCGGCGCGGGCCCGTCGACGGCGCCCGCCGCGGCCGCGCCCACTACCGCGACGTGCGGCACCGACTGGAGGGCGTCGAGGACGTCTTCGGAGCGGTGCCGGCGTTCGAGACGGCCAGCAACGCCGTCGACGAGGGCGTGCACGCCGGGCGCGTCCTGCTCGACGTCCCCGCGGCCCGACGGCCCACCGCGGTGATCGCGCAGAGCGACATCCTCGCCGCCGGGGTGCTGCAGGCGGCCGCGGAGCTGGGGCTGGAGGTGCCGGGCGACGTCAGCGTGGCCGGGTTCGACGGCGCCGACCTCCCCTGGTTGGGCGCCACCCGCCTGACGACGGTGGTGCAACCGACCGACGAGAAGGGTCGGCGCGCGGCGCAGGCGGCGATGGACCTGGCCGACGGCCTGCACCCGGAGGACACCCTCCTCCCGGTGGCGCTGCGCATCGGCACCACGACCGGCCCCCCACCCCCCTGA
- a CDS encoding MFS transporter translates to MTTELRRARNAVVVAFAVNGLAFASFISRTPAIADGLGLTTAQLALMLLCLSVGSVAGLPLAGPLVARLGPGRSVLAAALTETAGLASLATGLLTGTVLPAAVGLVITGLGTGVWDVAMNVAGAEVEQRRGRTLMPRLHAAFSVGTVTGAGIGAATAATGVPLAAQIVGVVVLIPIVMTVAVRGFLPSTPAPTKAEGGSGVLAAWREPRTLLIGVLVLGFAFTEGSANDWIAYALVDGYGSSETVGAIAFGMFVTAMTIGRTFGGSALERFGRVVVLRAAAGLALVGLLLVLVGGSVPVALAGALLWGLGASLGFPVGMSAAADDPAMAAARVSVVSSVGYTAFLAGPPLIGLLAQDAGILRALFVVLGALMIGLLATGAARPTGTTRTPAEPARPRGSAAG, encoded by the coding sequence GTGACGACCGAACTGCGCCGGGCGCGCAACGCGGTGGTGGTGGCCTTCGCCGTGAACGGGCTGGCGTTCGCGTCGTTCATCAGCCGCACCCCGGCGATCGCGGACGGGCTGGGCCTCACGACCGCGCAGCTCGCGCTGATGCTGCTGTGCCTCTCGGTGGGGTCGGTCGCCGGACTGCCGCTGGCCGGCCCGCTCGTCGCGCGGCTGGGCCCGGGTCGATCGGTGCTCGCCGCGGCGCTGACCGAGACCGCCGGCCTCGCGAGCCTGGCCACCGGGCTGCTCACCGGGACGGTGCTGCCCGCCGCGGTTGGCCTCGTGATCACCGGTCTCGGCACGGGCGTGTGGGACGTCGCGATGAACGTCGCCGGGGCCGAGGTCGAGCAGCGCCGCGGCCGCACCCTGATGCCGCGGCTGCACGCCGCGTTCAGTGTCGGCACCGTCACCGGGGCCGGGATCGGCGCGGCCACCGCGGCCACCGGCGTCCCGCTGGCCGCCCAGATCGTCGGCGTCGTCGTGTTGATCCCGATCGTCATGACGGTGGCCGTGCGCGGGTTCCTCCCGTCGACCCCCGCCCCGACGAAGGCCGAGGGCGGCAGCGGGGTGCTCGCGGCCTGGCGCGAGCCGCGCACGCTGCTGATCGGCGTGCTCGTCCTGGGCTTCGCGTTCACCGAGGGGTCGGCCAACGACTGGATCGCCTACGCGCTGGTCGACGGCTACGGGTCGAGCGAGACCGTCGGCGCGATCGCGTTCGGCATGTTCGTCACCGCGATGACGATCGGGCGCACGTTCGGCGGCTCGGCCCTGGAGCGCTTCGGGCGGGTCGTGGTGCTGCGCGCCGCGGCCGGGCTCGCGCTGGTCGGGCTGCTGCTCGTGCTCGTCGGGGGGTCGGTGCCGGTGGCACTGGCCGGTGCGCTGCTCTGGGGTCTCGGTGCGTCACTGGGCTTCCCCGTCGGGATGAGCGCGGCCGCCGACGATCCCGCGATGGCCGCGGCGCGGGTGTCCGTCGTCAGCTCGGTGGGGTACACGGCGTTCCTGGCCGGGCCGCCGCTGATCGGCCTGCTCGCGCAGGACGCCGGCATCCTCAGGGCCTTGTTCGTCGTGCTCGGTGCGCTGATGATCGGCCTGCTGGCCACCGGGGCCGCGCGGCCTACTGGAACGACACGAACACCGGCGGAACCGGCCCGACCCCGAGGGTCTGCTGCGGGCTGA
- a CDS encoding GOLPH3/VPS74 family protein has protein sequence MGDLTLDEELFLISRDPESGRDRSTVGIDVPLAGAVLISLAVAAAITLQDGRVVPHKYASLPRAHLQDALALLAESDRPRKPSHWLNRLPRKLSLQETIGVGLAERGIVRDERVSFLGVTVRRFPDVGPEPRSSLEGLVAAALTGREPDPDPRTRLLAGLLGPADLVKKLVERSERRDARKRATAFTEETPLGGEVAEVVAAAQ, from the coding sequence ATGGGGGATCTGACACTGGACGAGGAGCTGTTCCTGATCTCGCGGGACCCCGAGTCGGGCCGCGACCGCAGCACCGTCGGCATCGACGTGCCGCTCGCCGGAGCGGTGCTGATCTCGCTCGCCGTGGCCGCCGCGATCACGCTGCAGGACGGGCGGGTGGTGCCGCACAAGTACGCGTCGCTGCCGCGGGCGCACCTGCAGGACGCGCTGGCGCTGCTGGCCGAGTCGGACCGGCCGCGCAAGCCGAGCCACTGGCTGAACCGGTTGCCGCGCAAGCTCTCCCTCCAGGAGACGATCGGCGTCGGGCTGGCGGAGCGAGGCATCGTGCGCGACGAGCGGGTGAGCTTCCTCGGCGTCACCGTCAGGCGCTTCCCGGACGTCGGACCCGAGCCGCGCTCCTCGCTGGAGGGGCTGGTGGCGGCAGCGCTGACCGGTCGTGAGCCCGACCCCGACCCGCGCACCCGGCTGCTCGCGGGTCTGCTCGGGCCGGCCGATCTGGTGAAGAAGCTCGTCGAGCGGTCGGAACGGCGGGACGCGCGGAAGCGGGCCACGGCGTTCACCGAGGAGACCCCGCTGGGCGGGGAGGTCGCCGAGGTGGTGGCCGCCGCGCAGTAG